The following coding sequences lie in one Kiritimatiellia bacterium genomic window:
- a CDS encoding DUF2341 domain-containing protein, producing GAYLGNSAFYAGLMDEVRLSRGLRSDAWLQATYAQQAAPGAFLTVGAEEAGSVPGYAHRRALTINSALVGEDLADFPVLVNLTEEWLADGVSNADGSDLLFTLADGTELAREIELFEQPSGRLVAWVKAPLVSAGADTTIYVQYGNATPPAPAYPASAVWDDGFMMVQHLEEASGDVLDSTAHGNDGVVMGAQRTGWGSANGGYAFDGKDDKIEVANDPTIQLNTGDFTVEGWFARKALPADTIFTITVANAGPDPALNVAVEDVLAPSFTLVRALATQGSYSEPTWAVGDLGVGESATLELAVALNGLEMGTNVAEVSACDSSDPDSTPGNHVVGEDDQASAIGLVSVPGGKPGQPDFSIQGVVFDPPVLTADIDFTATVTVANNGAVAGNARRLNVWSHRDAAPEPGDAGEATDIVGLLGVGETKQFTFTGLRTPAANGTYKFRAFVDADGDVAEASEGNNQKAVSYSFSAGSVSKPDFSVQTVVFDPPVLTADISFTAVVTVANNSSVAGDAGALNVWAHKATTPVPGEAGDETQAAGVLGVGETRQFTFTNLRTPAANGSYKFRAFVDADDAVAENSEGNNQKAVSYSYTGGYVAKPDFSVQSVAFDPPVLTADISFTAVVTVANNSSVAGDAGALNVWAHKATTPVPGEAGDETQAAGVLGVGETKQFTFTNLRTPAANGTYKFRAFVDADGAVAEASEGNNQKSVTYSIGSGGYVAKPDFLITGISFSPPEPVAGGTFAAYVTVKNQAAVASDAGYLDVWVSKSTSAVVGETGDAWQAVGDLAGGESRQLVFSGLPAPTNGTRHVFRGFVDSRGSVAESSEGNNQSTKSYTY from the coding sequence GGGGGCGTACCTGGGGAACAGCGCGTTCTACGCGGGGCTGATGGACGAGGTGCGGCTGTCGCGGGGGCTGCGGAGCGACGCGTGGCTGCAGGCGACGTACGCGCAGCAGGCGGCGCCGGGGGCGTTCCTGACGGTGGGCGCGGAAGAGGCGGGGAGCGTGCCGGGCTACGCGCATCGGCGTGCGCTGACGATCAACAGCGCGCTGGTCGGCGAGGACCTGGCGGACTTCCCGGTGCTGGTGAATTTGACGGAGGAGTGGCTGGCGGACGGGGTGTCGAACGCGGACGGGTCGGACCTGCTGTTCACGCTGGCGGACGGGACGGAGCTGGCGCGGGAGATCGAGCTGTTTGAGCAGCCTTCGGGCCGGCTGGTGGCGTGGGTGAAGGCGCCGCTGGTGAGCGCGGGCGCGGACACGACGATCTACGTGCAGTACGGGAACGCGACGCCGCCGGCGCCGGCGTACCCGGCCAGCGCGGTGTGGGACGACGGGTTCATGATGGTGCAGCACCTGGAGGAGGCGTCGGGGGACGTGCTGGACTCGACGGCGCACGGGAACGACGGGGTGGTGATGGGGGCGCAGCGGACGGGCTGGGGCTCGGCGAACGGGGGCTACGCGTTCGACGGGAAGGACGACAAGATCGAGGTGGCGAACGACCCGACGATCCAGCTGAACACGGGCGACTTCACGGTGGAGGGGTGGTTTGCGCGCAAGGCGCTGCCGGCGGACACGATCTTCACGATCACGGTGGCGAACGCCGGGCCGGACCCGGCGCTGAACGTGGCGGTGGAGGACGTGCTGGCCCCGAGCTTCACGCTGGTGCGGGCGCTGGCGACGCAGGGGTCGTACAGCGAGCCGACGTGGGCGGTGGGCGACCTGGGCGTGGGCGAGAGCGCGACGTTGGAGCTGGCGGTGGCGCTGAACGGGCTGGAGATGGGGACGAACGTGGCGGAGGTCTCGGCGTGCGACTCGTCGGATCCGGACTCGACGCCGGGGAACCACGTCGTGGGCGAGGATGACCAGGCGTCGGCGATCGGGCTGGTGTCGGTGCCGGGCGGGAAGCCGGGGCAGCCGGACTTCTCGATCCAGGGGGTGGTGTTCGACCCGCCGGTGCTGACGGCGGATATCGATTTCACGGCGACGGTGACGGTGGCGAACAACGGGGCGGTGGCGGGGAACGCGCGCCGGCTGAACGTATGGTCGCACCGGGACGCGGCGCCGGAACCGGGAGACGCCGGCGAGGCGACGGACATCGTGGGTCTGCTGGGGGTGGGGGAGACGAAGCAGTTCACGTTCACGGGGCTGCGGACGCCGGCGGCGAACGGGACGTACAAGTTCCGGGCGTTCGTGGACGCGGACGGAGACGTGGCGGAGGCGAGCGAGGGGAACAACCAGAAGGCGGTTTCCTATTCGTTCTCGGCCGGCTCGGTATCGAAGCCGGACTTCTCGGTGCAGACGGTGGTGTTCGACCCGCCGGTGCTGACGGCGGACATCAGCTTCACGGCGGTGGTGACGGTGGCGAACAACAGCTCGGTGGCGGGGGACGCGGGGGCGCTGAACGTGTGGGCGCACAAGGCGACGACGCCGGTGCCGGGCGAGGCGGGCGACGAGACGCAGGCGGCGGGGGTGCTGGGGGTGGGCGAGACGAGGCAGTTCACGTTCACGAACCTGCGGACGCCGGCGGCGAACGGCTCGTACAAGTTCCGGGCGTTCGTGGACGCGGACGATGCCGTCGCGGAGAACAGCGAGGGGAACAACCAGAAGGCGGTGAGCTACTCGTACACGGGCGGGTACGTGGCGAAGCCGGACTTCTCGGTGCAGAGCGTGGCCTTCGATCCGCCGGTACTGACGGCGGACATCAGCTTCACGGCGGTGGTGACGGTGGCGAACAACAGCTCGGTGGCGGGGGACGCGGGGGCGCTGAACGTGTGGGCGCACAAGGCGACGACGCCGGTGCCGGGCGAGGCGGGCGACGAGACGCAGGCGGCGGGCGTGCTGGGGGTGGGCGAGACGAAGCAGTTCACGTTCACGAACCTGCGGACGCCGGCGGCGAACGGGACGTACAAGTTCCGCGCGTTCGTGGACGCGGACGGGGCCGTGGCGGAAGCCAGCGAGGGGAACAACCAGAAGTCGGTGACGTACTCGATCGGCTCGGGCGGGTACGTGGCGAAGCCGGACTTCCTGATCACGGGGATCAGCTTCAGCCCGCCGGAACCGGTGGCGGGCGGGACGTTCGCGGCGTACGTGACGGTGAAGAACCAGGCGGCGGTGGCCTCGGACGCGGGATATCTGGACGTATGGGTGAGCAAGAGCACGTCGGCGGTGGTGGGGGAGACGGGGGACGCGTGGCAGGCGGTCGGGGACCTGGCGGGCGGCGAGAGCCGTCAGTTGGTGTTCAGCGGCCTGCCGGCGCCGACGAACGGGACGCGGCACGTGTTCCGCGGGTTCGTGGACAGCCGCGGCAGCGTGGCCGAGTCCAGCGAAGGCAACAACCAATCCACCAAGTCGTACACGTACTGA
- a CDS encoding sodium/solute symporter (Members of the Solute:Sodium Symporter (SSS), TC 2.A.21 as described in tcdb.org, catalyze solute:Na+ symport. Known solutes for members of the family include sugars, amino acids, nucleosides, inositols, vitamins, urea or anions, depending on the system.) — MHHGFGIDISTHATWIVGVVAFTYFILITAFGTYFSKFSKNLNDYFYSGQRFAWWLAAASMVATGIGSYSYLKYSEQGYNTGMSSTMTYMNDWFIVPFFMFGWLPIIYFARVRSIPEYFERRFNRTARYIAVVIILAYMFFYIGYNLFTMGVAIEGMFGIRQIWSVPVIALFLGLYVTFGGQTAVIFTDLLQGIMLYVAGGLAIVAGLWALGGVGEFWGWLPVSHRLPFVDLLADPKYNASGLFWGEALAGSIAFTFMNQGFIMRYLTIRSVHEGRKAALFNVLVTLPLSAVVVGAVGWLARALVTKQAATGGALAGIEPIHIDKAAHTFIIVCWETLKRNSWLFGFVVAALTAALMSTIDTLINACAAIGIYDIYKPLVKPNADDKHYLKAARWASAFATALGLLLVIWFNKQSGSLMAIHYKGIMLIIPPIVTTIFLGAFWKRFNALAACVSMLVGIVFIMATNWWPGLVKPLAWFVVGNASDIYMPALFGMLVTAVVGVVLTLLTAPDTRKDITGLTVETLDEAMELYKGGKPNPIPGRPVKRLPVRLDESIPFQQVAVSPAAMERMKAREGDLVYLTDARGWLGGLRSQHVKFAAAHALADNVVLMSKATQDDAFLLDGRPVTLDKIF, encoded by the coding sequence GTGCATCACGGCTTCGGCATAGACATCTCCACGCACGCGACCTGGATCGTGGGCGTCGTGGCCTTCACCTACTTCATCCTGATCACGGCGTTCGGGACGTACTTCTCGAAGTTCAGCAAGAACCTGAACGACTACTTCTACAGCGGCCAGCGGTTCGCGTGGTGGCTGGCGGCGGCGAGCATGGTGGCCACGGGAATCGGGTCTTACAGCTACCTGAAGTATTCCGAGCAGGGCTACAACACCGGCATGAGCAGCACGATGACGTACATGAACGATTGGTTCATCGTGCCCTTCTTCATGTTCGGCTGGCTCCCGATCATTTACTTCGCGCGCGTGCGCTCGATCCCGGAGTACTTCGAGCGGCGCTTCAACCGCACGGCGCGCTACATCGCGGTCGTGATCATCCTCGCCTACATGTTCTTCTACATCGGCTACAACCTCTTCACCATGGGCGTGGCCATCGAGGGGATGTTCGGCATCCGGCAGATCTGGTCCGTGCCGGTGATCGCCCTGTTCCTGGGCCTCTACGTCACGTTCGGCGGGCAGACCGCCGTGATCTTCACCGACCTGCTCCAGGGCATCATGCTGTACGTCGCCGGGGGCCTGGCGATCGTCGCGGGCCTGTGGGCCCTCGGGGGCGTCGGCGAGTTCTGGGGCTGGCTGCCCGTCTCCCACCGGCTGCCGTTCGTGGACCTGCTCGCGGACCCGAAGTACAACGCCTCCGGCCTGTTCTGGGGCGAGGCGCTCGCGGGCAGCATCGCCTTCACGTTCATGAACCAGGGCTTCATCATGCGCTACCTGACCATCCGTAGCGTGCACGAGGGCCGGAAGGCGGCGCTCTTCAACGTCCTGGTCACGCTCCCCCTCTCCGCCGTCGTCGTCGGGGCCGTGGGCTGGCTCGCCCGCGCCCTCGTCACCAAGCAGGCGGCGACGGGCGGAGCCCTCGCGGGCATCGAGCCGATCCACATCGACAAGGCCGCCCATACCTTCATCATCGTCTGCTGGGAAACCCTGAAGCGCAACTCGTGGCTGTTCGGCTTCGTCGTGGCCGCCCTGACCGCCGCGCTGATGTCCACCATCGACACCCTCATCAACGCCTGCGCCGCGATCGGCATCTACGACATCTACAAGCCGCTCGTGAAGCCGAATGCCGACGACAAGCACTACCTCAAGGCCGCGCGCTGGGCCTCGGCCTTCGCCACGGCCCTGGGCCTGCTGCTCGTGATCTGGTTCAACAAGCAGTCCGGCAGCCTGATGGCCATCCATTACAAGGGCATCATGCTGATCATCCCGCCGATCGTGACGACCATCTTCCTCGGCGCTTTCTGGAAGCGGTTCAACGCGCTGGCGGCGTGCGTCTCCATGCTCGTCGGCATCGTCTTCATCATGGCCACCAACTGGTGGCCCGGCCTGGTGAAGCCGCTGGCGTGGTTCGTCGTCGGCAACGCCTCGGACATCTACATGCCCGCCCTGTTCGGCATGCTCGTCACCGCCGTCGTGGGCGTCGTCCTCACCCTCCTGACCGCGCCCGACACGCGCAAGGACATCACCGGCCTGACGGTGGAGACGCTGGACGAGGCGATGGAGCTGTACAAGGGCGGCAAGCCCAATCCCATCCCGGGCCGGCCGGTCAAGCGCCTGCCCGTCCGCCTCGACGAGTCCATCCCGTTCCAGCAGGTCGCCGTGTCCCCCGCGGCCATGGAGCGCATGAAGGCCCGGGAAGGCGACCTCGTCTACCTGACCGATGCCCGCGGCTGGCTGGGCGGCCTGCGCTCGCAGCACGTGAAGTTCGCGGCGGCCCACGCGCTCGCGGACAACGTGGTGCTGATGTCCAAGGCCACGCAGGACGACGCCTTCCTCCTCGACGGCCGGCCCGTGACGCTGGACAAAATTTTCTGA
- a CDS encoding undecaprenyl-phosphate glucose phosphotransferase produces the protein MRARDTFDVGCSLLAGAADALAFFAGFLLAVWIRFDSGWIPLIGEGMPPRRMYFYGGGVATLLCLFIFRSLELYRRPQSGRFEDKIPRLVRASGWAILLATALAFIIRTEPPFSRAVTVLAFFTATFLVLVERYLLFRLELHWARHRDEINRVLVIGTDEVASRLKQALKREPRLRCRVTGFLTTGDAPPDPAIPPDLILGGVEDLEKFIERGEVDQVILADTSLSHRRMTEIILHCERGLVHFQLVPDLFAVLTSRVQVQHVGDVPLLSVRKWPLDYFWNRALKRLADVAGSAVGLVLSAPILAVAAVAIRRTSPGPVFYRQDRCGEGGRCFTLYKLRTMRVDAEEETGPVWTREDDPRRTEVGAFLRRWNLDELPQFWNVLKGDMSLVGPRPERPMFVEQFKEDVGRYMWRHVHKPGLTGWAQVNGLRGNTSIQDRIQYDLFYLENWSLALDFKILLKTFAARKNAY, from the coding sequence ATGCGAGCCCGCGACACATTTGACGTCGGTTGCAGTCTCCTGGCGGGGGCGGCCGATGCCCTGGCTTTTTTCGCCGGCTTCCTCCTGGCGGTCTGGATCCGATTCGACAGCGGCTGGATTCCGCTGATCGGGGAGGGCATGCCGCCGCGGCGGATGTATTTCTACGGGGGCGGGGTGGCCACGCTTCTGTGCCTGTTCATTTTCCGCTCCCTGGAGCTGTACCGGCGGCCGCAATCCGGGCGGTTCGAGGACAAGATCCCCCGGCTCGTCCGGGCGAGCGGGTGGGCTATCCTGCTGGCCACGGCCTTGGCGTTCATCATCCGCACCGAACCGCCGTTTTCCCGCGCCGTGACCGTGCTGGCCTTCTTCACGGCGACCTTCCTCGTGCTCGTCGAGCGCTACCTCCTGTTCCGTCTGGAACTGCACTGGGCGCGCCACCGAGACGAGATCAACCGCGTGCTCGTAATCGGGACGGACGAAGTGGCCTCCCGGCTCAAGCAGGCCCTCAAGCGCGAGCCGCGCCTGCGGTGCCGCGTGACCGGGTTCCTGACGACAGGCGACGCGCCGCCGGACCCGGCCATCCCGCCGGACCTGATCCTGGGCGGGGTGGAGGATCTCGAGAAGTTTATCGAGCGTGGCGAGGTGGACCAGGTGATCCTGGCCGACACGTCGCTTTCGCACCGGCGCATGACGGAGATCATCCTGCATTGCGAGCGGGGGCTGGTGCATTTCCAGCTCGTGCCCGACCTCTTCGCCGTGCTCACCAGCCGCGTCCAGGTCCAGCACGTGGGCGACGTGCCGCTGTTGAGCGTGCGCAAGTGGCCGCTCGACTACTTCTGGAACCGGGCCCTCAAGCGCCTGGCGGACGTCGCGGGCAGCGCCGTGGGGCTGGTGCTGTCCGCCCCGATCCTGGCCGTGGCGGCGGTCGCCATCCGGCGCACGTCGCCCGGCCCCGTCTTCTACCGCCAGGACCGCTGCGGCGAGGGCGGCCGGTGCTTCACCCTCTACAAGCTCCGCACCATGCGCGTGGACGCCGAGGAGGAGACCGGCCCGGTGTGGACGCGCGAGGACGACCCCCGGCGGACGGAAGTCGGGGCCTTCCTGCGGCGATGGAACCTCGACGAGCTGCCGCAGTTCTGGAACGTGTTGAAGGGCGACATGAGCCTCGTGGGGCCCCGGCCGGAGCGGCCCATGTTCGTCGAACAGTTCAAGGAGGACGTGGGGCGCTACATGTGGCGCCACGTGCACAAGCCCGGCCTGACCGGCTGGGCGCAGGTGAACGGGCTCCGCGGCAATACCAGCATCCAGGACCGCATCCAGTACGACCTGTTCTACCTGGAGAACTGGTCGCTGGCGCTGGACTTCAAGATCCTCCTCAAGACCTTCGCCGCGCGGAAAAACGCGTATTGA
- a CDS encoding DJ-1/PfpI family protein: protein MTKVLIPLAEGCEEMEAVILIDILRRAGWEVTAAGMEPGPVRCSRGVVLVPDAAWDEIRSETFDLLVIPGGGPGTQRLARDERVLAAAKAFHAAGKRIAAVCAGPLVLQQAGLLDGRQATCHPDVAPRLTRARHVNQPVVVDGVITTSRAAGTCFALALELIRQVDGESKVAAVRTGLAM, encoded by the coding sequence ATGACCAAGGTGCTGATTCCGCTGGCGGAGGGCTGCGAGGAGATGGAGGCCGTGATCCTGATCGACATCCTTCGGCGCGCCGGCTGGGAGGTCACGGCCGCCGGCATGGAGCCGGGTCCCGTCCGGTGCTCCCGCGGCGTCGTCCTGGTGCCCGATGCCGCCTGGGATGAAATACGGTCCGAAACGTTCGACCTGCTCGTCATTCCCGGCGGGGGGCCGGGCACCCAGCGCCTAGCCCGGGACGAGCGCGTGCTGGCCGCCGCAAAAGCGTTTCACGCCGCGGGGAAACGGATCGCCGCGGTCTGCGCCGGGCCGCTGGTGCTGCAGCAGGCAGGACTCCTGGACGGGCGGCAGGCAACCTGCCATCCCGACGTGGCGCCGCGGCTCACCCGCGCGCGGCATGTAAACCAGCCGGTGGTCGTGGACGGAGTGATCACGACCAGCCGCGCGGCGGGGACCTGCTTCGCCCTGGCCCTGGAGCTGATCCGCCAGGTGGACGGCGAGTCCAAGGTCGCGGCGGTCCGGACCGGACTGGCGATGTAA
- a CDS encoding HU family DNA-binding protein, with translation MALTKSAIQAALAAKTGLAKKQVGAFFEELAKLAYKEAKNSFTIPGIGKLVLVNRAARIGRNPATGEQIQIPAKKVVKFRVAKAAKVAILGK, from the coding sequence ATGGCACTGACGAAATCGGCGATCCAGGCGGCGTTGGCGGCGAAGACGGGTCTGGCGAAGAAGCAGGTCGGCGCGTTCTTTGAAGAGCTGGCGAAGCTGGCGTACAAGGAAGCGAAGAACTCGTTCACGATTCCCGGCATCGGGAAACTCGTGCTGGTCAACCGCGCCGCGCGCATCGGCCGCAACCCGGCCACGGGCGAGCAGATCCAGATCCCGGCCAAGAAGGTCGTGAAGTTCCGCGTCGCCAAGGCGGCGAAGGTCGCGATTCTCGGCAAGTAA
- the ygeW gene encoding knotted carbamoyltransferase YgeW codes for MSDVSKQIEILRRLNASLYGKDFLLTWDKSVAELELIMAVAEALRGLYRQNLSARCFDSGLAVSLFRDQSTRTRFSFASASNLLGLTVQDLDEGKSQIAHGETVRETANMISFLTEVIGIRDDMFLGAGHTYMLEVAAALDDGFKNGVLHQRPAIVNLQCDVDHPTQAMADLMWLKEYFGSLESLRGRKIAMTWAYSPSYGKPLSVPQGIIGLMTRFGMHVSLAHPEGYDLIPEVVDLARKNAEATGGTFTTGASMDEAFREADIVYPKSWAPYRVMGRRTELLRANDRDGLKQLEKECLANNARFTDWECTEQKMKGTKNGAALYMHCLPADISGVSCKQGEVQDSVFDRYRIQTYKEAGWKPFAIAAMMLTSRFKDPADVLEKLAKGNRLRLIA; via the coding sequence ATGAGCGATGTATCCAAGCAAATCGAGATCCTCCGACGCCTGAACGCCAGCCTTTACGGGAAGGACTTCCTCCTGACCTGGGACAAGTCCGTCGCCGAACTGGAGCTGATCATGGCCGTCGCGGAAGCCCTGCGCGGCCTGTACCGCCAGAACCTCTCCGCCCGCTGCTTCGACTCGGGCCTGGCCGTCTCCCTCTTCCGCGACCAGTCCACGCGCACGCGCTTCTCCTTCGCCTCCGCCTCCAACCTGCTCGGCCTGACCGTGCAGGACCTGGACGAGGGCAAGTCCCAGATCGCCCACGGCGAGACCGTGCGCGAAACCGCCAACATGATCTCCTTCCTCACCGAGGTCATCGGCATCCGCGACGACATGTTCCTCGGCGCCGGCCACACCTACATGCTCGAGGTGGCGGCGGCGCTGGACGACGGCTTCAAGAACGGCGTGCTGCACCAGCGCCCGGCCATCGTCAACCTTCAGTGCGACGTGGACCACCCCACCCAGGCCATGGCGGACCTGATGTGGCTCAAGGAGTACTTCGGCTCGCTGGAGAGCCTGCGCGGCCGCAAGATCGCGATGACCTGGGCCTACTCGCCCAGCTACGGCAAGCCGCTCTCCGTGCCGCAGGGCATCATCGGCCTGATGACCCGCTTCGGCATGCACGTGTCGCTGGCCCATCCCGAGGGCTATGACCTGATCCCGGAGGTCGTGGACCTGGCGCGCAAGAACGCGGAGGCCACGGGCGGAACCTTCACCACGGGAGCCTCGATGGACGAGGCCTTCCGCGAAGCGGACATCGTCTATCCGAAATCCTGGGCCCCCTACCGCGTCATGGGCCGCCGCACGGAACTCCTGCGCGCCAACGACCGGGACGGCCTCAAGCAGCTTGAGAAGGAGTGCCTGGCCAACAACGCGCGGTTCACCGACTGGGAGTGCACGGAGCAGAAGATGAAGGGCACGAAGAACGGTGCGGCGCTCTACATGCACTGCCTGCCGGCCGACATCTCCGGCGTGTCCTGCAAGCAGGGCGAGGTGCAGGACAGCGTCTTCGACCGCTACCGCATCCAAACCTACAAGGAGGCCGGCTGGAAACCGTTTGCCATCGCCGCCATGATGCTGACCTCGCGATTCAAGGATCCGGCGGATGTTCTGGAGAAACTGGCGAAAGGCAACCGACTTCGCCTCATCGCGTAG
- the arcC gene encoding carbamate kinase, which translates to MSKPLVVIAIGGNSLIKDAKHMTVLDQYLAAGETSHHIAALVNEGYRVVITHGNGPQVGFILMRSEIARTQLHQVPLESCVADTQGAIGYQVEQTLMNELRRQGLQQSIVAVVTQVVVDKDDPAFKNPTKPIGPFFTKEDALLHQDKDGWAVKEDAGRGWRRVVPSPKPLEIVEEDVIRTLLNHDVLVVAVGGGGIPVVRLPNGDLQGCAAVIDKDAASSLLARHLKADLFVISTGVDQVALDYGKPTQRFLDRITVAQAKQYLREGQFPAGSMGPKIEAAIAYLENGGKEVIITQPHLLEDAIHGKTGTRIVP; encoded by the coding sequence ATGTCCAAGCCCCTGGTCGTCATCGCCATCGGCGGGAACTCGCTGATCAAGGACGCCAAGCACATGACGGTGCTGGACCAGTACCTTGCCGCCGGCGAGACCAGCCACCACATCGCCGCGCTGGTCAACGAGGGCTACAGGGTGGTCATCACGCACGGGAACGGGCCGCAGGTCGGCTTCATCCTGATGCGCTCGGAGATCGCGCGGACCCAGCTCCATCAGGTCCCGCTCGAAAGCTGCGTGGCGGACACGCAGGGCGCCATCGGCTACCAGGTGGAGCAGACGCTGATGAACGAGCTCCGGCGGCAGGGGCTCCAACAATCCATCGTGGCGGTGGTCACCCAGGTGGTCGTGGACAAGGACGACCCCGCCTTCAAGAATCCGACCAAGCCGATCGGCCCGTTCTTCACGAAGGAGGACGCGCTGCTGCACCAGGACAAGGACGGATGGGCGGTCAAGGAAGACGCCGGCCGCGGCTGGCGCCGGGTGGTCCCCTCGCCGAAGCCCCTGGAGATTGTCGAAGAGGATGTCATCCGCACGCTGCTGAACCACGACGTGCTCGTGGTGGCGGTCGGCGGCGGGGGCATCCCCGTCGTCCGGCTTCCGAACGGAGACCTGCAGGGCTGCGCGGCGGTAATCGACAAGGACGCGGCCTCCAGCCTCCTGGCGCGCCACCTGAAGGCCGACCTTTTCGTCATCTCCACCGGCGTGGACCAGGTGGCCCTCGACTACGGCAAGCCCACGCAACGCTTCCTCGACCGCATCACCGTGGCCCAGGCGAAGCAGTACCTGCGGGAGGGGCAGTTCCCCGCCGGCAGCATGGGACCGAAGATCGAGGCCGCCATCGCCTACCTTGAAAACGGCGGCAAGGAAGTCATCATTACGCAGCCGCATCTTCTCGAAGACGCCATCCACGGCAAAACCGGCACGCGAATCGTGCCCTGA
- the thrC gene encoding threonine synthase — MFFTGFECVACAARQAADFRGFTCPACGGNLNITYDYDGLKNRVGKERLVTFGRPDLFRYAPLLPLDRPGLASPLRVGWTPLYPAPRLGAPLGLKHLYLKDDGLNPSASFKDRAGAVALVRARETGAKVIAGASTGNAGSSMACLSASVGMPCVIFVPEKAPPAKIAQLLVFGARVLAVRGTYDDAFDLCMKVCAERGWFNRNTGHNPFTREGKKTCSFEICEQLGWHAPDRVVVATGDGNIISGIWKGMKDLYAVGLIDRLPKIDCAQSEKSDAVTRAVEKVRADHPGGTAGVDWRHVTVEPVKATTLADSISVDAPRDGLAAVRAVVESGGEACTVPDEEILAAIPDLARGAGVFAEPAAACAWAVTRKLAQTGRLRAEEKVVCLITGNGLKDAGAARKAAGEPTRIQPTVEAALAALADL; from the coding sequence ATGTTCTTCACCGGGTTCGAGTGCGTGGCCTGCGCCGCGCGGCAGGCGGCCGATTTCCGCGGATTCACCTGCCCGGCCTGCGGCGGGAACCTGAACATCACCTACGACTACGACGGGCTCAAGAACCGCGTCGGCAAGGAGCGGCTGGTCACGTTCGGCCGGCCCGACCTGTTCCGCTACGCGCCCCTGCTGCCGCTCGACCGGCCCGGCCTGGCCTCGCCGCTGCGCGTCGGCTGGACCCCGCTTTACCCCGCGCCGCGCCTCGGCGCGCCCCTCGGCTTGAAGCACCTGTACCTGAAGGACGACGGTCTTAATCCCAGCGCCTCGTTCAAGGATCGCGCCGGCGCGGTCGCCCTGGTCCGGGCGCGCGAGACCGGCGCCAAGGTCATCGCGGGCGCGAGCACGGGCAACGCGGGCAGTTCCATGGCCTGCCTTTCGGCCAGCGTCGGCATGCCGTGCGTCATCTTCGTCCCGGAGAAGGCCCCGCCGGCCAAGATCGCCCAGTTGCTGGTCTTCGGCGCGCGCGTGCTGGCCGTCCGCGGCACCTACGATGACGCGTTCGATCTCTGCATGAAGGTCTGCGCCGAGCGCGGCTGGTTCAACCGGAACACCGGTCATAACCCCTTCACGCGCGAAGGCAAGAAGACGTGCAGCTTCGAGATCTGCGAGCAGCTCGGCTGGCACGCCCCGGATCGCGTCGTCGTGGCCACCGGCGACGGGAACATCATCAGCGGGATATGGAAGGGCATGAAGGACCTGTACGCCGTCGGCCTGATCGACCGCCTGCCGAAGATCGACTGCGCCCAATCCGAGAAGAGCGACGCCGTCACGCGGGCCGTGGAAAAGGTGCGGGCGGACCACCCCGGCGGGACGGCCGGCGTGGACTGGCGCCACGTCACGGTGGAGCCGGTCAAGGCCACGACCCTGGCCGATTCCATCAGCGTGGACGCGCCGCGGGACGGCCTGGCCGCGGTGCGGGCCGTGGTGGAGTCGGGCGGCGAAGCCTGCACGGTGCCGGACGAGGAGATCCTCGCTGCGATCCCGGACCTCGCGCGCGGCGCCGGCGTGTTCGCCGAGCCCGCCGCCGCCTGCGCCTGGGCGGTCACCCGGAAGCTGGCCCAGACGGGCCGCCTCCGCGCCGAGGAAAAGGTCGTGTGCCTCATCACGGGGAACGGCTTGAAAGACGCCGGGGCCGCGCGCAAGGCCGCCGGCGAACCGACGCGGATCCAGCCCACCGTGGAAGCCGCCCTCGCCGCGCTCGCCGATCTGTAA
- a CDS encoding pyridoxamine 5'-phosphate oxidase family protein, translated as MNRQQILEFLNKTQTCHLATVEDGEPRVRGMMMYRADESGILFHTGTGKDLYRQIQAQPAVELCFNDLAAGIQVRVRGRARVVGDRALKEEIVAARDFMKPWIEKYGYDLLGVFRVTECRATVWTFATNFVPKEFVALTP; from the coding sequence ATGAACCGGCAGCAGATCCTGGAGTTCCTGAACAAAACGCAGACCTGTCACCTGGCGACCGTGGAGGACGGGGAGCCGCGCGTGCGGGGGATGATGATGTACCGGGCGGACGAATCCGGCATCCTCTTCCACACGGGCACGGGCAAGGACCTGTACCGGCAGATCCAGGCCCAGCCGGCCGTCGAGCTCTGCTTCAACGACCTGGCGGCCGGAATCCAGGTGCGGGTTCGAGGGCGCGCGCGGGTCGTCGGGGACCGGGCGCTCAAGGAAGAGATCGTCGCCGCCCGCGATTTCATGAAGCCCTGGATCGAGAAGTACGGCTACGACCTGCTCGGCGTCTTCCGCGTGACCGAATGCCGGGCCACGGTGTGGACCTTCGCGACCAATTTCGTACCCAAGGAGTTCGTCGCGCTGACGCCATGA